Proteins encoded together in one Styela clava chromosome 12, kaStyClav1.hap1.2, whole genome shotgun sequence window:
- the LOC144430674 gene encoding uncharacterized protein LOC144430674 isoform X2 has translation MESITSIQQQTHVVSNRDGSIHSKTGSFRKRQLQRQNMSFKEEPESESQNFSFPSAIYEERNATERHGYQTELYGRSQRLEYKTCLRPVHILLWCQTTFVMNERG, from the exons atggaatctataacatctatacaacaacaaacccatgtggtctccaatcgtgatggtagtatacattcaaaaaccgGAAGCTTTAGAAAAAGACAACTTCAAAGACAAAATATGTCGTTCAAAGAAGAACCGGAATCCGaaagtcaaaacttttcatttcctTCTGCTATATATGAAGAACGAAACGCAACTGaaagacatggataccaaacggaattatatggaag GTCACAAAGACTTGAATACAAAACTTGCCTCCGACCAGTCCACATTCTTCTttggtgtcaaaccacatttgtcatGAATGAACGAGGTTGA
- the LOC144430674 gene encoding uncharacterized protein LOC144430674 isoform X1, with protein sequence MWSPIVMVVYIQKPEALEKDNFKDKICRSKKNRNPKVKTFHFLLLYMKNETQLKDMDTKRNYMEGAHRVVLQRMSHPVRGMCSHLRTKCSGRTRKRISNGHKDLNTKLASDQSTFFFGVKPHLS encoded by the exons atgtggtctccaatcgtgatggtagtatacattcaaaaaccgGAAGCTTTAGAAAAAGACAACTTCAAAGACAAAATATGTCGTTCAAAGAAGAACCGGAATCCGaaagtcaaaacttttcatttcctTCTGCTATATATGAAGAACGAAACGCAACTGaaagacatggataccaaacggaattatatggaag GGGCACATCGGGTAGTCTTGCAGAGAATGTCACACCCAGTGCGCGGCATGTGTAGCCATTTGCGTACGAAATGTTCCGGACGAACAAGGAAACGAATATCGAACG GTCACAAAGACTTGAATACAAAACTTGCCTCCGACCAGTCCACATTCTTCTttggtgtcaaaccacatttgtcatGA
- the LOC144430778 gene encoding uncharacterized protein LOC144430778 has product MEGGDRERNALASICKHLKTQSLEELVIEDDFLRQFVGKVKDVMNMGSILEEKQLNILSIICFYVASKLHHISTKRNFSVLGIKETVEEITSIIKKITKEDKMMKKVIHCCVPPLLLEMSELVPCVADEESKVKFINKVWCLYNVALCYYYCDIREKSVSVNLSVIQLMEKEYNNDAVKRRVFRHCHHNAAIAYSENNEFGEAIEHYRLAVESYKTATDWANEIHRNEKVKRTKKYLRKTDVRKN; this is encoded by the coding sequence ATGGAAGGTGGAGACAGAGAGAGAAATGCTCTGGCTTCAATATGCAAACATCTGAAGACGCAAAGTTTAgaagaacttgtaatagaagaTGATTTTTTGCGACAATTTGTTGGTAAAGTAAAAGATGTAATGAACATGGGGAGTATATTAGAGGAAAAACAGTTGAATATTCTTTCTATCATCTGTTTTTATGTTGCTTCCAAACTCCATCACATCAGTACAAAACGCAATTTCTCTGTTCTGGGAATAAAGGAGACTGTAGAAGAAATAACATCAATTATTAAGAAAATCACCAAAGAGgacaaaatgatgaaaaaagtcATTCACTGTTGTGTTCCACCCCTCCTGCTGGAGATGTCTGAGTTGGTACCATGCGTTGCAGATGAAGAGTCAAAAGTGAAATTCATTAACAAAGTCTGGTGTTTATATAACGTCGCTCTCTGCTATTACTACTGTGATATTCGAGAGAAATCTGTGTCGGTCAACTTATCCGTCATTCAACTTATGGAAAAAGAATATAACAACGATGCCGTAAAACGTCGAGTATTCAGACATTGTCATCACAATGCTGCAATTGCCTACAGCGAAAACAATGAATTTGGCGAAGCAATTGAACATTACAGGTTGGCCGTCGAGTCTTATAAGACAGCCACTGATTGGGCCAATGAAATTCATAGGAATGAAAAAGTCAAACGCACGAAAAAATATCTGAGAAAAACAGACGTTCGAAAAAATTGA
- the LOC144430600 gene encoding uncharacterized protein LOC144430600 has translation MEGGDRVRNALASICKHLKTQSLEELVIEDDILRQFVGKVKDVMNMGSILAEKQLNIISIICFYVASKLHHISAKRNFSVLGIKETVEKITSIIKKITKEDNMMKKVINCCVLPLLLEMSELVPCVADEESKVKFINEIWCLYNVALCYYYCDIQEKSVAVNLSVIQLMEKEYNNDAVKRRVFRHCHHNAALAYSENNELGEAIEHYRLAVKKATDWANENPRNEKVKRTKEYLRKTNVRKN, from the coding sequence ATGGAAGGTGGAGACAGAGTGAGAAATGCTCTGGCTTCAATATGCAAACATCTGAAGACGCAAAGTTTAgaagaacttgtaatagaagaTGATATTTTGCGACAATTTGTTGGTAAAGTAAAAGATGTAATGAACATGGGGAGTATATTAGCGGAAAAACAGTTGAATATTATTTCTATCATCTGTTTTTATGTTGCTTCCAAACTCCATCATATCAGTGCAAAACGCAATTTCTCTGTTCTGGGAATAAAGGAGACTGTAGAAAAAATAACATCAATTATTAAGAAAATCACCAAAGAGGACAACATGATGAAAAAAGTCATTAACTGTTGTGTTCTACCCCTCCTGCTGGAGATGTCTGAGTTGGTACCATGCGTTGCAGATGAAGAGTCAAAAGTGAAATTCATTAACGAAATCTGGTGTTTATATAACGTCGCTCTCTGCTATTACTACTGTGATATTCAAGAGAAATCTGTGGCGGTCAACTTATCCGTCATTCAACTTATGGAAAAAGAATATAACAACGATGCCGTAAAACGTCGAGTATTCAGACATTGTCATCACAATGCTGCACTTGCCTACAGCGAAAACAATGAACTTGGCGAAGCAATTGAACATTACAGGTTGGCCGTCAAGAAAGCCACTGATTGGGCCAATGAAAATCCTAGGAATGAAAAAGTCAAACGCACTAAAGAATATCTGAGAAAAACAAACGTTCGCAAAAATTGA